A genome region from Flavobacterium sp. CFS9 includes the following:
- a CDS encoding anhydro-N-acetylmuramic acid kinase, which translates to MNKNINALYQIAQKETRSIIGLMSGTSLDGLDIALCEISGSGQNTAVRIAQFETIDYSEEIKIEIRKVFAKKEIDFQHLVMLNEWIGILHAEMINDFLKKRNIPAAEIDLIASHGQTVLHAPKFLHQHEKFPNATLQIGDGDHIAVKTGIITLSDFRQKHIAAGGEGAPLAVYGDYFLFGKKGENRIMLNMGGIANFTFLPASLHPEETFVTDTGTGNTLIDLFTKQYYPEKSYDKDAEIARQGTVNQLLLDHLKDDAFFRQEFPKTIGPELFSAEYVKAALAKSTSETISAPDLLATLTRFSAETIAEAIHYAVNSSADKLEDFKIYLSGGGMHNPLLVQWLKDLLPCTFHKTDELGISGDAKEAVLFAILANQTIAGEDFNFGSHKGIPSVTMGKISLPD; encoded by the coding sequence ATGAATAAAAATATAAACGCACTGTACCAAATAGCTCAAAAAGAAACCCGCAGCATTATCGGGTTAATGTCAGGAACTTCACTTGACGGGCTCGATATTGCTTTATGCGAAATTTCAGGTTCGGGTCAGAATACTGCTGTCAGAATCGCTCAATTTGAAACCATCGATTATTCGGAAGAAATTAAAATCGAAATCCGTAAAGTTTTTGCAAAAAAAGAAATTGATTTTCAACATTTAGTGATGCTCAACGAATGGATTGGAATTTTGCATGCCGAAATGATCAATGATTTTCTCAAAAAACGAAATATTCCCGCTGCCGAAATCGATTTGATTGCTTCACACGGACAAACGGTTCTGCATGCTCCTAAGTTCTTACATCAGCACGAAAAATTTCCAAATGCCACGCTGCAAATTGGCGATGGCGACCACATAGCCGTAAAAACAGGTATCATTACCCTTTCTGACTTCAGGCAAAAACACATTGCAGCAGGTGGCGAAGGCGCTCCGTTAGCCGTTTACGGAGATTATTTTTTATTTGGAAAAAAGGGTGAAAACCGCATTATGCTCAATATGGGCGGTATTGCTAATTTTACCTTTTTACCCGCTTCATTACATCCCGAAGAAACATTCGTCACCGATACCGGAACCGGAAATACCCTGATCGATCTTTTTACGAAACAATATTATCCTGAAAAAAGTTACGACAAAGACGCCGAAATAGCCCGACAAGGGACTGTAAATCAGTTATTGCTCGATCATTTAAAAGACGATGCTTTTTTCCGTCAGGAATTCCCAAAAACAATTGGCCCGGAGCTTTTTAGTGCCGAATATGTAAAAGCAGCTTTGGCTAAAAGTACTTCTGAAACCATTTCTGCTCCCGATTTACTCGCCACTTTAACCCGTTTTAGTGCCGAGACTATCGCCGAAGCCATTCATTACGCCGTAAACAGCTCAGCCGATAAACTCGAAGATTTCAAAATTTACCTGTCCGGAGGAGGCATGCACAATCCTTTATTGGTGCAATGGCTTAAAGATTTACTGCCTTGTACTTTTCACAAAACAGATGAACTGGGCATTTCGGGCGATGCCAAAGAAGCCGTTCTATTTGCCATTCTCGCCAATCAAACCATAGCCGGAGAAGATTTTAATTTTGGCTCACACAAAGGAATCCCATCCGTAACCATGGGAAAAATTTCGTTACCTGATTAA